Proteins encoded by one window of Rutidosis leptorrhynchoides isolate AG116_Rl617_1_P2 chromosome 7, CSIRO_AGI_Rlap_v1, whole genome shotgun sequence:
- the LOC139860261 gene encoding uncharacterized protein: MPLAGVIKGMPKYGKFLKDLLSSKGKYREVSTRFLNEACSAILQKQKMPPKLGDPCSFIIPCLLGDSAVYDSLADLGASVYLMPYSLYFKLSLGDLIPTRMGIRLANHSFDTPIGISEDLIVRANHPCPNREPLVFPADFVILEMKEDTTAPIILGQLFLNTTDAIIHVQQNQLSIGVDLCVENDLQEFLEVDTTGLVPVDGSDDFDIDAEFKKLLEVSTND; encoded by the exons ATGCCATTGGCGGGAGTGATAAAAGGGATGCCAAagtacgggaagtttttaaaggacctACTCTCTTCAAAAGGTAAATATCGAGAGGTGTCGACCAGGTTCCTCAATGAGGCGTGTTCGgccattttgcaaaagcaaaagatgcctccaaaattgggagaccccTGTAGCTTTATTATTCCTTGTTTGTTGGGAGATTCGGCAGTGTACGATTCACTAGCCGATTTGGGGGCAAGCGTTtatctaatgccctattcattgtaCTTTAAACTTAGCCTAGGAGATTTAATACCGACTAGAATGGGGATCCGGTTGGCTAACCATTCCTTTGACACCCCCATAGGTATTTCCGAAGACTTAATAGTAAGAGCTAACCACCCTTGTCCAAATAGGGAACCATTAGTCTTTCCAGCCGACTTTGTGATCCTTGAAATGAAAGAGGACACTACAGCACCAATCATTCTAGGTCAACTTTTCCTTAACACCACGGATGCTATCATCCATGTCCAACAAAACCAACTTAGCATAGGTGTAG ACTTGTGTGTTGAGAATGATTTGCAGGAATTCTTGGAAGTTGATACTACAGGTTTAGTTCCCGTGGATGGGAGTGATGATTTTGATATAGATGCTGAGTTCAAGAAATTGTTGGAAGTTAGTACTAATgattga